One Centroberyx gerrardi isolate f3 chromosome 6, fCenGer3.hap1.cur.20231027, whole genome shotgun sequence genomic region harbors:
- the LOC139912816 gene encoding zona pellucida-like domain-containing protein 1: MTLYLCLPLVAVLLQPALSVYNCSSEFQRIPDNTDLMVDCGTSMITLEINLCTAQWAGFDPTGLALNGEHNKTECQGSLDTSVDPPIIRYQLPVNHSLENPCRQSLQIVDEVPDSSGPFSAFSTIQSVIITGYIDTPSSDQGVISYSTDLYYHFSCRYPLEYLVNNTQIVASSVSVATSDNNGTFIDTLKISVYNDTNYGHPLVVPPTGLELRTRVYVEVKAINLTGNFHVLLDHCFATPSAYNMSNSEQHNFFTGCSVDTRTSVTSNGLSKIAQFNFEAFRFVEHRDQDKSSIYLHCILRLCEPTKCQELLNSCSNRRKRSLIPFGKEDKDSATVSVGPLYTATEDRPAAAAYGGGEPSGREDVNVTGLVVGLVFGSAAAVLLVLGGWFVIKKFYWAGGLPHAFD; the protein is encoded by the exons ATGACTCTTTACCTGTGTCTCCCTCTGGTGGCTGTGCTCCTCCAAcccgctctctctgtctacaACTGCTCCTCCGAGTTCCAGAGGATCCCAG acaaCACAGACCTGATGGTTGACTGTGGCACCAGCATGATCACCCTGGAGATCAACCTGTGCACGGCGCAGTGGGCGGGCTTCGACCCCACCGGCCTGGCGCTGAACGGGGAGCACAACAAGACCGAGTGCCAAGGCTCCCTCGACACCAGCGTGGACCCTCCCATCATCCGCTACCAGCTCCCTGTTAACCACAGTCTGGAGAACCCCTGCCGCCAGTCCCTGCAG ATTGTGGATGAGGTCCCAGACTCCTCGGGTCCCTTCAGCGCTTTCTCCACTATCCAGTCAGTTATCATCACAGGGTACATTGACACTCCCAGCTCTGACCAGGGGGTGATCAGCTACTCCACAGACCTCTACTATCACTTTTCCTGCCGCTACCCACTGGAGTACCTGGTCAACAACACACAGATAGTGGC GTCCTCAGTCTCTGTGGCCACCAGTGATAATAATGGAACCTTCATTGATACACTAAAAATTAGTGTATATAAT GACACTAACTATGGCCATCCATTAGTGGTACCTCCAACAGGACTTGAACTGCGAACTAGGGTCTATGTGGAGGTCAAGGCCATTAACCTCACAGGGAA tttccatgtGTTGCTGGATCACTGCTTTGCAACTCCCAGTGCTTACAACATGAGCAACAGCGAGCAGCACAACTTCTTCACGGG CTGTTCAGTGGACACACGGACATCTGTGACAAGCAACGGCCTTTCCAAGATCGCCCAGTTTAACTTTGAGGCCTTCCGCTTCGTAGAGCACCGCGACCAGGACAAGTCCAGCATCTACCTGCATTGCATACTTAGACTGTGTGAGCCCACCAAGTGTCAAGAGCTGCTGAAT tcTTGTAGTAACAGAAGAAAAAGATCCTTGATTCCTTTTGGAAAGGAGGACAAGGACTCTGCCACTGTTTCAGTAGGGCCTCTCTACACTGCTACAGAAG ACAGACCCGCTGCAGCCGCCTATG GTGGCGGCGAGCCGTCGGGGAGGGAGGACGTGAACGTGACCGGCCTGGTGGTCGGCCTGGTGTTCGGATCGGCTGCTGCTGTCCTGTTGGTTCTAGGTGGCTGGTTCGTCATTAAGAAGTTCTACTGGGCCGGAGGACTACCTCATGCCTTTGACTGA
- the LOC139912728 gene encoding uncharacterized protein LOC139912728: MHLKVVIFALSFLTTSAYPLHRGTTSREAAWADPKLNQAHDKAELTKDVDNAYKSHVDSSGLYSQEDDHNKNPMVEEMRRKLNVESERLCTRLRQELAELRERLSPYPAHPSSALASMRERLAPLTQQLQSSLSSSTQDLCGQLSLYLQGLELAEAQAEASPALYRDAFHWMSQTLEHSGSKLAEIISDFQTKTSGVIDHLKEISASEGEGAKEGAKPGLWQEMSSRLGQEVSSLRLEAQSRVGALKAELAALLVTAQPLKAEVTASMDRFCQSAALQGQVFQARIERLFLGLEEEMEVQEASSPSSSSSSIQPGGSLQEDFSVKLSALIQDILHSVQ, from the exons atgcATCTCAAAGTAGTGATCTTTGCCTTGTCATTCTTGACAACCTCAG cGTACCCACTACACCGCGGCACCACAAGCAGGGAGGCAGCCTGGGCCGATCCAAAGCTCAACCAGGCTCACGACAAGGCAGAACTCACAAAGGATGTGGA TAATGCCTACAAGAGCCACGTAGACAGCAGTGGCCTCTACTCCCAGGAGGATGATCACAACAAAAACCCCATGGTGGAAGAGATGCGGCGCAAACTCAATGTGGAGTCGGAGCGCCTGTGCACCCGTCTGCGCCAAGAGCTGGCCGAGCTGCGGGAGAGGCTGTCCCCATACCCAGCCCACCCCAGCTCCGCCCTGGCCAGCATGAGGGAGCGCCTGGCCCCCCTCACCCAGCAGCTCCAGAGCTcgctcagcagcagcacccaggACCTGTGTGGCCAGCTGAGCCTCTATCTGCAGGGCCTGGAGCTGGCGGAGGCCCAAGCGGAGGCCAGTCCAGCTCTCTACCGGGACGCCTTCCACTGGATGAGCCAAACCCTGGAACACAGCGGATCTAAGCTGGCCGAAATCATCAGCGACTTCCAGACTAAAACCTCTGGGGTGATCGATCACCTGAAAGAGATCAGTGctagtgagggagagggagccaaAGAGGGAGCCAAACCAGGGCTCTGGCAGGAAATGAGCTCCAGGCTGGGACAGGAAGTGAGCTCATTGAGGCTGGAGGCGCAGAGCAGGGTGGGGGCTCTCAAAGCTGAGCTCGCTGCTCTGCTCGTAACCGCGCAGCCTCTCAAGGCTGAAGTGACAGCCAGTATGGATCGGTTCTGCCAAAGCGCAGCTCTGCAGGGCCAGGTGTTCCAGGCCCGGATAGAGAGGCTGTTTCTGGGACtggaagaagagatggaggtcCAGGAAGCCTCCAGCccgtcttcttcttcctcctccatacAGCCGGGTGGCTCTTTGCAGGAGGACTTCTCAGTCAAACTCTCTGCCCTGATCCAGGACATTCTGCATTCAGTGCAGTGA